One segment of Ipomoea triloba cultivar NCNSP0323 chromosome 12, ASM357664v1 DNA contains the following:
- the LOC116000317 gene encoding probable pectinesterase/pectinesterase inhibitor 51, with the protein MASTLLITLLIILAYPSSADRSLSPQQSTTPVIAATCVASRDPPSCEDALTKLTFVPPDANAFQVIQSALNVTLKNLDKAIWMTKDILGGASGNRNLTTAAKVCGEILGYSRYRVALAAHRGLQGPKIKDGRAWVSAALGYQYDSWSALKKENDTAKVINTMALINDTIMAMTSTALNMLANYDVHGENVGSWGPVKTEREGYWEPVKGDRSSRRFDFKGGVPKGLKPNVTVCKSEGCDYMTVQEAVNAAPSLKSRNLFVIWIKAGVYKEMVRVSVKKLNIVFLGDGMGQTVITGALHSGIPGMNTYGSATVGVVGDGFMAYNMTFENRGIGYQAVAFRSDADHTLIESCEFLGNQDTLYVKSLRQYYKSCRIQGNVDFIFGNSAAYFEDCEILFSARPDEAEKGETNAVSAHGRIDPAQTIGFVFQNCTINGTEQYLKVYYKNPSVHRNYLGRPWKEYCRTVFIMCSFGDIVSKDGWFPWKDDYALTTLYYGEFQNRGAGADTSGRVNWSSIIPPQHLYSYTVPNFIQGDTWIPQSGYISLNKLN; encoded by the exons ATGGCGTCCACATTGTTAATCACGCTCCTCATCATTTTGGCCTATCCCTCCTCCGCCGACCGTTCCTTGTCGCCCCAACAATCGACTACGCCAGTGATTGCTGCGACCTGCGTCGCCTCCCGTGATCCACCATCATGCGAAGACGCGTTAACCAAGCTCACCTTCGTCCCGCCCGACGCAAACGCCTTCCAGGTTATCCAATCCGCCCTGAATGTGACTTTGAAAAATCTGGACAAGGCCATTTGGATGACCAAGGATATCCTGGGCGGCGCCTCCGGAAACCGGAACCTCACCACGGCAGCTAAGGTTTGCGGAGAGATTCTGGGATATTCCAGGTATCGGGTCGCGTTGGCAGCTCATCGCGGTTTACAGGGCCCTAAAATCAAAGACGGGCGTGCGTGGGTGAGCGCCGCCCTGGGGTATCAGTACGATAGCTGGTCCGCCCTAAAGAAAGAAAACGACACCGCGAAGGTGATCAATACTATGGCTCTTATAAACGACACCATAATGGCGATGACCAGCACCGCCCTGAATATGCTGGCTAATTACGATGTGCACGGAGAGAACGTGGGGTCGTGGGGCCCTGTGAAGACGGAGAGGGAGGGGTATTGGGAGCCTGTGAAGGGAGATCGATCTAGCCGCCGGTTTGATTTCAAAGGCGGCGTCCCCAAGGGCCTGAAACCGAACGTGACGGTTTGCAAGAGCGAGGGGTGCGACTATATGACGGTTCAGGAGGCGGTGAATGCGGCGCCCAGCCTTAAATCCAGGAACCTGTTCGTGATATGGATCAAGGCTGGCGTTTACAAGGAGATGGTTCGGGTGTCGGTGAAGAAGCTAAATATTGTGTTTTTAGGAGATGGTATGGGCCAAACTGTCATCACCGGAGCTCTACATTCCGGCATACCCGGAATGAATACCTACGGCTCTGCCACCGTCG GTGTTGTTGGAGATGGATTCATGGCGTACAATATGACGTTCGAGAATAGAGGAATTGGTTACCAAGCAGTAGCCTTCCGATCCGACGCGGATCACACCCTGATAGAAAGCTGCGAATTCCTGGGAAATCAAGACACCCTTTACGTGAAATCCCTGCGCCAATACTACAAATCGTGTCGCATCCAAGGAAACGTAGACTTCATATTCGGGAATTCAGCGGCATACTTTGAAGACTGTGAAATCCTGTTCTCTGCAAGGCCAGATGAGGCGGAGAAGGGGGAGACAAACGCGGTGTCGGCCCACGGCCGGATCGACCCTGCCCAGACAATTGGTTTCGTGTTCCAGAATTGCACCATTAACGGCACGGAACAGTACTTGAAAGTTTACTATAAGAATCCGAGCGTGCACCGTAATTATCTTGGACGCCCGTGGAAGGAGTATTGCAGGACGGTTTTCATAATGTGTAGCTTTGGGGATATTGTTTCAAAGGATGGATGGTTTCCATGGAAGGATGATTATGCTCTCACCACGCTTTATTATGGGGAATTCCAGAATAGGGGAGCTGGTGCCGACACATCGGGGCGCGTCAATTGGAGTAGCATTATTCCGCCACAACATCTTTACTCATATACGGTTCCCAATTTTATCCAGGGGGATACATGGATTCCTCAATCTGGATATATTTCActcaacaaattaaactaa